The Carnobacterium sp. 17-4 genome has a window encoding:
- a CDS encoding amino acid ABC transporter ATP-binding protein gives MGLKATNLTKQFNGIDVLRNFDFTIEAGEIVTLVGKSGTGKTTLMRVLNQLEKADNGTVAIDEHYLCRETPEGKTEYVSKKERMTYNNQIGMVFQDYQLFPNLTVMKNCIEAPLDQKLMTKEQAVEKAEQLLTQMGILDKKDVYPSTLSGGQQQRAAIARSMMLNPKILCFDEPTSALDRDSSNEVGKMIQSIALSGTGILIVTHDIEFAELFGTRVVSSDEFLK, from the coding sequence ATGGGATTGAAAGCAACAAACCTAACGAAGCAGTTCAATGGAATAGATGTTTTAAGAAACTTTGATTTCACCATTGAAGCTGGAGAAATTGTGACGCTTGTTGGTAAATCAGGTACAGGAAAAACAACATTAATGAGAGTACTTAATCAACTTGAAAAAGCTGATAATGGAACGGTAGCAATCGATGAGCATTATTTGTGTCGTGAAACTCCGGAAGGTAAAACAGAATACGTGTCAAAAAAAGAACGAATGACTTACAACAACCAAATAGGTATGGTATTTCAAGATTATCAATTATTTCCGAACTTAACGGTCATGAAAAATTGTATTGAAGCACCGCTAGATCAGAAGTTGATGACAAAAGAGCAAGCAGTCGAAAAAGCCGAGCAACTTTTGACACAAATGGGGATTTTAGATAAAAAGGATGTTTATCCAAGTACATTATCAGGTGGACAACAACAACGTGCAGCCATTGCTCGGTCTATGATGCTCAATCCTAAAATTCTTTGTTTTGATGAACCAACTTCTGCCCTAGATCGAGATTCTTCAAACGAAGTCGGCAAGATGATTCAATCGATAGCTTTATCCGGTACAGGAATCCTAATCGTCACTCATGATATTGAGTTTGCTGAACTGTTTGGGACAAGAGTAGTGTCTTCAGATGAATTTTTAAAATAA
- a CDS encoding amino acid ABC transporter substrate-binding protein has protein sequence MKKTLATMILGLGFTVLVAGCSTNEARTDSYDQIIEEGKLIVGLDDTFAPMGFRDSNGEIVGFDIDLANEVGERLDLDVEFQPIDWALKETELTNGNIDLIWNGYTITDERKKQVDFSSPYLENSQIIIVLEDSEIQTKEDLSGKVVAAQQSSSAVDAINADESNIIEEFANEEVVLYPSNNDVFNDLASERSDAIVVDETLGRYYMNQNEDISYRVLEDNFGEEEYAVGMRKEDDKLTEAINQALEEMKADGTYDKIYAKWFAE, from the coding sequence ATGAAAAAGACACTAGCAACAATGATTTTAGGATTAGGATTTACAGTACTGGTAGCCGGATGTAGTACAAATGAAGCGAGAACAGATTCATACGATCAAATAATTGAAGAAGGCAAACTTATAGTAGGGTTGGATGACACATTTGCTCCAATGGGGTTTCGTGATAGTAACGGAGAGATCGTAGGTTTTGATATAGATTTAGCAAATGAAGTTGGCGAAAGATTAGACTTAGATGTCGAATTTCAACCTATAGACTGGGCTTTAAAAGAAACAGAATTGACTAATGGAAATATTGATTTGATATGGAATGGCTATACGATTACGGATGAAAGAAAAAAACAAGTTGATTTTAGTTCACCATATTTAGAAAACAGTCAAATTATTATTGTGTTGGAAGACAGTGAGATTCAAACAAAAGAAGATTTAAGCGGAAAAGTAGTCGCTGCGCAACAATCTTCAAGTGCAGTGGATGCCATCAATGCTGATGAATCAAATATCATTGAAGAATTTGCGAACGAAGAAGTCGTCTTATATCCTTCTAATAATGATGTCTTTAATGATTTAGCTTCAGAAAGAAGTGACGCGATTGTCGTGGATGAAACACTCGGTCGCTACTATATGAACCAAAATGAAGACATTAGTTACCGTGTGTTAGAAGATAATTTTGGAGAAGAAGAATATGCTGTTGGTATGCGTAAAGAAGATGACAAGCTAACAGAAGCGATCAATCAAGCTCTAGAAGAAATGAAAGCAGATGGAACCTATGATAAGATTTATGCTAAATGGTTCGCAGAGTAA
- the rpmA gene encoding 50S ribosomal protein L27, with the protein MLKMNLQFFAHKKGGGSTTNGRDSNSKRLGAKRADGQAVSGGSILYRQRGTKIYPGVNVGIGGDDTLFAKCDGVVRFERKGRDKKQVSVYPVAQ; encoded by the coding sequence ATGTTAAAAATGAATTTACAATTCTTCGCCCATAAAAAAGGTGGCGGTTCTACAACTAACGGACGCGACTCAAACTCTAAACGTTTAGGCGCTAAACGTGCAGATGGACAAGCTGTTTCAGGTGGTTCAATTTTATACCGTCAACGCGGAACTAAAATTTATCCAGGTGTTAACGTTGGAATCGGTGGAGACGATACTTTGTTTGCTAAATGTGACGGAGTTGTTCGTTTCGAACGCAAAGGCCGCGACAAAAAACAAGTTTCTGTTTATCCAGTAGCTCAATAA
- the rplU gene encoding 50S ribosomal protein L21, translated as MYAIIKTGGKQIKVEVGQEIYIEKLNVEAGETVVFEEVVLIGGEETKVGAPTIVGATVEGTVEKHGLQKKVTTFIYKPKKHSHRKQGHRQPYTKVIINAINA; from the coding sequence ATGTACGCAATTATCAAAACAGGTGGAAAACAAATTAAAGTTGAGGTTGGCCAAGAAATCTACATTGAAAAATTGAATGTTGAAGCTGGTGAAACTGTAGTCTTTGAAGAAGTTGTCTTAATTGGTGGAGAAGAAACAAAAGTTGGAGCTCCAACTATTGTAGGAGCTACTGTTGAAGGTACTGTTGAAAAACATGGTCTTCAAAAGAAAGTTACGACTTTTATCTACAAACCTAAAAAACATAGTCACCGTAAACAAGGTCATCGTCAACCATATACAAAAGTTATTATCAACGCAATCAACGCATAA
- a CDS encoding class I SAM-dependent methyltransferase, whose translation MSQKEIEQLFNKLDSSVQLLQKELDISYLEALSETGENILANRIPHQVDGLPSDETVGKLMKLYKEVSIDSMEPEDIRKAIQLALLKASKTDALQPNHQMTPDAIGFILNYLIEKLISGKEQAIRLLDPAVGMGNLLSTVYNGLVSKDILVEAEGIDNDDLLLTLASVNTTLQRQNVTLTHQDALQDLLMDPVDVVVSDLPVGYYPLDEKASKYKTAAKEGHSYAHHLFIEQSLHYLKDGGFGLFLVPAQLFETDEAPGLLKMIQEEAFLQGMLNLPNELFKTKNSRKSILLIQKKGSNAKQAKQVLLAQIPDFKNQKAMLQFMQEVDSWKKENI comes from the coding sequence TTGTCTCAAAAAGAAATCGAACAGTTATTTAATAAATTGGATAGTTCTGTCCAACTCTTGCAAAAGGAATTAGATATTTCTTATTTAGAGGCTCTTTCAGAAACGGGAGAGAATATTTTAGCTAATAGAATTCCTCATCAAGTTGATGGTCTTCCTTCAGATGAAACGGTTGGAAAATTGATGAAACTTTACAAAGAGGTTTCAATAGACAGTATGGAACCAGAAGATATTCGAAAAGCCATTCAATTAGCTCTTTTGAAAGCTTCAAAAACAGATGCTTTACAACCAAATCATCAAATGACACCAGATGCTATTGGCTTTATCTTAAACTATTTAATTGAAAAGTTAATTAGTGGAAAAGAGCAGGCAATACGTTTGCTTGATCCTGCTGTAGGGATGGGAAATCTATTATCAACTGTTTATAATGGATTAGTTTCAAAGGATATTTTGGTAGAGGCAGAAGGAATCGATAATGATGATTTGCTTCTAACTCTTGCATCAGTCAATACAACCCTGCAAAGGCAAAACGTCACCTTGACACATCAAGACGCGCTGCAAGATCTTTTAATGGATCCTGTGGACGTTGTAGTGAGCGACTTACCGGTCGGCTACTACCCTTTGGATGAAAAAGCCAGTAAATACAAAACGGCAGCAAAAGAAGGTCACTCTTATGCGCATCATCTATTTATTGAACAAAGCTTGCATTACCTAAAAGATGGTGGATTTGGACTATTTTTAGTTCCAGCTCAATTATTTGAAACGGATGAGGCCCCAGGATTACTGAAAATGATTCAAGAAGAAGCGTTCTTACAAGGAATGTTAAATCTGCCGAATGAGTTATTTAAAACCAAAAACTCACGGAAATCAATTCTTTTGATCCAAAAGAAGGGGAGCAATGCCAAACAAGCTAAACAAGTTTTGTTAGCACAAATTCCAGATTTTAAAAATCAAAAAGCCATGCTTCAATTTATGCAAGAAGTGGATAGCTGGAAAAAAGAAAATATTTAA
- a CDS encoding amino acid ABC transporter permease, protein MDLIAEITPNLLDGLKTTLLLFLIIVIATIPLGFLIACIRVYAPKWISWIIQVYIYIMRGTPLLLQLMVVFFGLPLVGITFDRFSAAVFTFIINYAAYYAEIFRGGILSIPKGQFEAIRVLGIGKINGFRKIIIPQVMRVVLPSVGNEVIALVKDTSLIYILGIGELLRAGQIAANTYASLIPYAAVGAIYLVVTGLVTLLLNAIEKKSNY, encoded by the coding sequence ATGGATTTGATTGCTGAGATAACACCTAATTTGTTAGATGGATTAAAAACGACTTTATTACTATTTTTAATTATCGTTATTGCAACGATTCCATTAGGATTTTTGATTGCTTGTATAAGAGTTTATGCTCCAAAATGGATATCTTGGATTATACAAGTTTATATTTATATTATGAGAGGAACCCCCTTATTGTTACAATTGATGGTTGTGTTTTTCGGATTGCCTCTTGTGGGAATAACCTTTGATCGTTTTTCAGCGGCCGTGTTCACCTTCATAATCAACTATGCAGCATATTATGCAGAAATATTCCGTGGTGGTATCTTATCTATTCCAAAAGGACAATTTGAAGCCATCAGAGTATTGGGTATTGGAAAAATAAATGGATTTAGAAAAATTATTATTCCGCAAGTTATGCGTGTAGTACTGCCTTCAGTAGGAAATGAAGTGATTGCATTAGTCAAAGATACCTCTCTTATCTATATTTTAGGAATCGGCGAATTATTACGAGCAGGGCAAATTGCAGCTAATACGTATGCTTCATTAATTCCTTATGCAGCAGTTGGAGCAATCTATTTAGTAGTAACAGGATTAGTAACGCTGCTATTAAATGCTATTGAGAAGAAGTCAAATTACTAA
- a CDS encoding universal stress protein, protein MLQQYNRILVAVDGSAEAEIAFKKAVQVAVRNSATLVLAHVIDTRAFQSISTFDGAMADKASEQAKNTLEEYVRYAKNHRVQDITYSIEYGSPKVLIAKQIPEDQKIDLILLGATGLNAVERIFIGSVSEYVIRHANCDVLIVRTDLENKKN, encoded by the coding sequence ATGTTACAACAATATAATCGAATCTTAGTGGCTGTGGACGGTTCAGCAGAAGCTGAAATTGCTTTTAAGAAAGCTGTACAAGTTGCTGTACGAAATTCTGCTACGTTAGTTCTTGCACATGTTATTGACACCCGAGCATTTCAAAGTATTTCTACTTTTGATGGAGCCATGGCTGATAAAGCAAGTGAACAAGCCAAGAATACATTAGAAGAATATGTACGTTATGCAAAAAACCACCGTGTTCAAGACATCACTTACTCTATTGAATACGGATCTCCAAAAGTTTTGATTGCAAAACAAATTCCTGAAGATCAAAAAATTGATCTTATTCTATTAGGCGCAACAGGATTAAACGCTGTAGAACGTATCTTTATAGGCTCCGTTTCAGAATATGTTATCCGTCATGCGAATTGTGACGTGCTGATTGTTCGTACCGATTTAGAGAATAAAAAAAATTAA
- a CDS encoding acetate/propionate family kinase: MTKTIAINAGSSSLKFTLYEMPAETEIASGIIERIGLNNSIFTTKYAGEKYKVVEDISNHEIAIQMVLDKLIELKVIANYEEITGVGHRVVAGGEIFKDSALITDEVLAQIEGLAEFAPLHNPANATGIKAFKKLLPEITSVAVFDTSFHTTMPKENYLYSLPMEYYTDFAARKYGAHGTSHKYVSERAAEMLGKPLEETKIITCHLGNGGSITAVKGGKSIDTSMGFTPLAGITMGTRTGDIDASLLPFLMNKLNITDINDMIYILNNKSGLLGLSHVSSDMRDVEDEAEKGNEDAQTALDIFYNRVQKYIGQYFAILNGADAIVFTAGIGENSPETRQIIIDGMNWFGAEIDAEANNVRGKERIISTPESKVKVLLIPTDEEIMIARDVERLRA; encoded by the coding sequence ATGACAAAAACAATTGCAATTAACGCAGGTAGTTCAAGTTTAAAATTTACCTTATATGAAATGCCAGCTGAGACAGAAATCGCTTCAGGAATTATCGAAAGAATTGGTTTGAATAATTCAATTTTCACTACAAAATATGCTGGTGAAAAATACAAAGTGGTTGAAGATATAAGTAATCATGAAATCGCTATTCAAATGGTATTAGATAAATTAATTGAACTAAAAGTTATTGCAAACTACGAAGAAATTACTGGTGTAGGTCACCGTGTAGTAGCTGGTGGAGAAATATTTAAAGATTCAGCATTAATTACGGATGAAGTATTAGCGCAAATTGAAGGACTGGCTGAATTTGCTCCTTTACACAACCCAGCAAATGCTACAGGAATCAAAGCATTCAAGAAGTTATTACCAGAAATTACTAGTGTAGCTGTATTTGACACATCTTTCCATACTACAATGCCTAAAGAAAACTATTTATACAGTCTTCCAATGGAATACTATACAGACTTTGCAGCGCGTAAATATGGTGCTCATGGTACTTCACATAAATATGTTTCTGAACGCGCAGCAGAAATGTTAGGCAAACCACTTGAAGAAACAAAAATTATTACGTGTCATTTAGGTAACGGCGGATCTATCACAGCTGTAAAAGGCGGAAAATCAATTGATACTTCAATGGGATTCACTCCTTTAGCGGGTATTACAATGGGTACACGTACTGGTGATATCGATGCATCTTTATTACCATTCCTAATGAATAAATTAAATATTACGGATATCAATGACATGATTTATATTTTAAATAATAAATCTGGTTTACTAGGCCTTTCACATGTTTCAAGCGACATGCGTGATGTTGAAGATGAAGCAGAAAAAGGAAATGAAGATGCTCAAACAGCGTTAGATATTTTCTATAACCGTGTTCAAAAATACATTGGTCAATATTTTGCAATCTTAAATGGTGCGGATGCAATTGTCTTCACTGCTGGGATTGGCGAAAATTCTCCTGAAACACGTCAAATTATTATTGATGGCATGAACTGGTTTGGCGCTGAAATTGATGCTGAAGCAAACAATGTCCGTGGAAAAGAACGCATTATCTCTACTCCAGAATCAAAAGTTAAAGTACTATTGATTCCTACAGATGAAGAAATCATGATTGCTCGTGATGTTGAAAGATTACGTGCTTAA
- a CDS encoding replication-associated recombination protein A: MNQPLAYRMRPTHIDNIVGQQHLVGKGKIIRRMVEAKMLSSMILYGPPGIGKTSIASAIAGTTKYAFRILNAASDTKKDLQIVVEEAKMSGTVILLLDEIHRLDKPKQDFLLPHLENGRIILIGATTENPYITINPAIRSRSQIFELKTLSNEDIQQAMWNAVNDSEKGFGKEKIAITDQALLHFSRATSGDLRSSLNGLELAIKSTAPDEQGMINITLEIAEECVQRKALTHDKDGDAHYDVISALQKSIRGSDVNAALHYLARLIEAGDLPIISRRLMVIAYEDIGLANPSAASRTVTAIQASEKLGFPEARIPLANVVVDLCLSPKSNSSYAAIDAALQDVRAGKSGDVPDHLKDSHYSGAKELGRGVDYLYPHSYPGAWVNQQYLPDKLKNASYYTPNHTGKYEDTLAKQYDSINLKKGNKNVH, encoded by the coding sequence ATGAATCAACCTTTAGCTTATCGGATGAGGCCTACTCATATTGATAATATTGTTGGACAGCAACACTTAGTAGGAAAAGGAAAAATCATTCGACGCATGGTAGAAGCTAAAATGCTTTCTTCGATGATTTTATACGGCCCTCCTGGGATTGGAAAGACCAGTATCGCTAGTGCGATTGCTGGGACAACAAAATATGCGTTCCGCATTTTAAACGCTGCTAGTGACACAAAAAAAGATCTCCAAATTGTTGTAGAAGAAGCAAAAATGAGCGGCACTGTGATTTTACTTTTAGATGAGATCCATCGTTTGGATAAACCTAAGCAAGATTTTTTGCTGCCGCATTTGGAAAATGGACGTATTATCTTAATTGGAGCAACAACCGAAAATCCATATATTACAATAAATCCTGCCATCCGAAGCAGATCTCAAATTTTTGAACTCAAAACACTTTCTAATGAAGATATACAACAAGCTATGTGGAACGCTGTAAATGATTCAGAAAAAGGCTTTGGCAAAGAAAAAATAGCCATTACAGATCAGGCCTTACTCCACTTTTCTAGAGCCACAAGCGGAGATTTAAGAAGTTCTTTGAATGGTTTAGAGCTCGCTATTAAATCAACAGCTCCAGATGAACAAGGAATGATCAATATTACTTTAGAGATTGCTGAAGAGTGTGTTCAAAGAAAAGCTTTAACACATGATAAAGATGGCGATGCTCATTATGATGTCATCTCAGCTTTACAAAAATCCATTCGTGGAAGCGATGTAAATGCTGCTTTACATTATCTTGCTAGACTGATTGAAGCTGGCGATTTACCTATTATCTCAAGGCGGTTAATGGTTATTGCTTATGAAGATATCGGATTAGCTAACCCTTCTGCAGCTTCTAGGACTGTTACCGCTATTCAAGCATCTGAAAAATTGGGCTTTCCGGAAGCTCGAATACCTTTAGCTAATGTAGTAGTTGATTTATGTCTCTCTCCAAAATCAAATTCGTCTTACGCAGCGATTGATGCAGCCCTCCAAGATGTAAGGGCTGGAAAAAGTGGAGATGTACCTGATCATTTAAAAGATTCCCATTATAGTGGAGCAAAAGAACTTGGTCGCGGTGTAGATTATCTCTATCCGCATAGTTATCCTGGCGCTTGGGTAAATCAGCAATACTTACCTGACAAACTAAAAAATGCTTCTTACTATACACCAAATCACACAGGAAAATATGAAGATACTTTGGCAAAGCAGTATGATTCAATCAATTTAAAAAAAGGAAACAAGAACGTACATTAA
- a CDS encoding amino acid ABC transporter substrate-binding protein: MKRISMVISLWMFSLLLVACGNTADTKTEEAEVFLGEPGDTLVVGLDDTFVPMGFRDSEGNLVGLDVDLATEVAKRLDLNIEFQPIDWAMKETELTSGNIDVIWNGYSITEERKEKVDFSIPYTDGGQIFVVLADSPIKTWDDLKEKTVAAQQSSSTVDLLASHESGIMDTFANGEIIQYPSYNDVFNDLDSKRSEAIAVSEIYARYTMKQKGLGKYRILDESFAEEETAVGVRKTDTEFLEKLNTTLTDMEKDGTLGEIKNKWIKE; this comes from the coding sequence ATGAAGAGAATAAGCATGGTGATTAGTTTATGGATGTTCTCACTGCTGTTAGTAGCTTGTGGGAATACAGCTGATACAAAGACTGAAGAAGCTGAGGTGTTCTTAGGTGAACCTGGGGACACTTTGGTAGTAGGGTTGGATGATACGTTTGTACCAATGGGTTTTCGCGATAGTGAGGGGAACCTAGTGGGGCTAGACGTTGATTTAGCAACAGAAGTAGCGAAGCGACTTGATTTGAACATTGAATTTCAACCTATTGACTGGGCAATGAAAGAAACCGAGTTAACCTCTGGTAATATTGATGTGATTTGGAATGGCTATTCTATTACAGAAGAACGTAAAGAAAAAGTTGATTTCAGTATTCCTTACACTGATGGAGGACAAATATTTGTGGTTTTGGCAGACAGCCCCATAAAAACATGGGATGATCTAAAAGAAAAAACAGTAGCTGCACAACAATCTTCTAGTACAGTTGATTTATTAGCAAGTCATGAAAGTGGAATTATGGATACATTTGCAAATGGAGAAATTATTCAGTATCCGTCTTACAATGATGTCTTTAATGATTTAGACAGTAAAAGAAGCGAAGCCATCGCAGTCAGCGAAATATACGCTCGATATACAATGAAGCAAAAAGGTCTTGGGAAATACCGTATTTTAGATGAAAGTTTTGCCGAGGAAGAAACTGCAGTAGGTGTAAGAAAGACAGACACTGAGTTTTTAGAAAAGTTGAATACTACCTTAACTGACATGGAGAAAGACGGAACACTGGGTGAAATTAAAAATAAATGGATCAAAGAATAA
- a CDS encoding ribosomal-processing cysteine protease Prp: MIQAFFKRNNKEDIVSFEVTGHAESGPYGSDIVCAAVSALVIGTTNSISALSGVSPLVETNEEVEGGYLYVELLSELTEEQSKISQILLESLLLSLTGIVEEYPEYVKLAQ, translated from the coding sequence ATGATTCAAGCATTCTTTAAACGTAATAACAAAGAAGACATCGTTTCCTTTGAAGTTACAGGACATGCAGAGTCTGGACCCTACGGCAGCGATATCGTGTGTGCAGCTGTTTCAGCATTAGTTATAGGAACAACAAATAGCATTTCTGCTTTATCAGGCGTTTCTCCATTAGTAGAAACAAATGAAGAGGTAGAAGGCGGCTATTTATATGTTGAACTTCTAAGCGAATTAACTGAAGAACAGTCGAAAATTTCACAAATTCTTCTCGAGAGTCTACTTCTTTCCTTAACGGGAATTGTTGAAGAGTATCCAGAATATGTCAAACTTGCACAGTAA